The following are from one region of the Silene latifolia isolate original U9 population chromosome 9, ASM4854445v1, whole genome shotgun sequence genome:
- the LOC141602297 gene encoding uncharacterized protein LOC141602297, which translates to MIASGFTGQLKGWWDNYLTNGQKTAIITNTEIKDEVPTETAVYTLLVNILDHFTGQLGNNYDSTRTLLQNFRCKTLTDFRWYKDTFLSRVMLLPECNSSHWKAKFIDGLPHLFAERIRKILRGDNPSINYERYNYGHLIKACTAEGINLCNEIKLNQQLKHQNIIERNQLGEFCEQFGMDIPSTSRRKQHKGKDKTYYPRYKKRRYSKAKLEEKTDRKNQRKFHKKHYRKKGYIPSKEIRCFKCNKKGHMANNCWTQQKINNLDIDDDLKDKISKLFLNELDLQSETETMSDDSSNSSNNLKILKNDSFYTDRSSSLMKMEIK; encoded by the exons ATGATAGCATCGGGATTCACCGGTCAACTTAAAGGATGGTGGGATAATTACCTCACTAATGGACAAAAAACAGCTATTATTACAAATACAGAAATTAAAGATGAAGTGCCTACAGAAACTGCGGTTTACACTTTACTTGTCAATATACTTGATCATTTTACTGGTCAATTGGGTAATAATTATGATTCCACAAGAACTCTTTTACAAAATTTTAGATGTAAAACTTTAACTGATTTTAGGTGGTACAAAGACACCTTCCTTAGCAGAGTCATGCTTTTACCAGAATGCAATAGCTCCCATTGGAAAGCTAAATTTATTGATGGTTTACCACATTTATTTGCAGAAAGAATCAGAAAGATTCTTCGTGGAGATAATCCTTCTATTAATTATGAACGATATAATTATGGTCACCTTATTAAAGCTTGTACAGCAGAAGGTATAAACCTTtgtaatgaaattaaattaaaccAACAACTCAAACACCAAAATATTATTGAAAGAAACCAATTAGGAgaattttgtgaacaatttggTATGGATATACCTTCTACTTCTCGTAGAAAACAACACAAAGGCAAGGATAAAACTTATTATCCTAGATATAAAAAGAGAAGATATTCTAAAGCAAAACTTGAAGAAAAAACTGATCGAAAAAATCAGAGAAAATTCCATAAAAAGCATTATAGGAAAAAGGGTTATATACCTTCAAAAGAAATAAGGTGttttaaatgcaataaaaagggTCATATGGCAAACAATTGCTGGACCCAACAAAAAATTAATAATCTTGATATAGATGACGATCTTAAAGACAAGATTTCAAAATTATTTCTTAATGAACTAGATCTACAGAGTGAAACAGAAACTATGTCTGATGATTCTAGTAATTctagtaataatttaaaaatcCTTAAAAATGATTCTTTTTACACAGACA GATCTAGTTCGTTAATGAAGATGGAAATCAAGTAA